GCACTTTTGGCACATCGATGCCGCCGGAAATCGCCAGATAGCTGCGAATGCCGTGCAAAGGTCGCTTCATGACCAGCGTTTGCCCGGCCTTCACCTGCAGTCTCCACCCAGCCCAAACGGGTTTGTCGTCGAGCGTCGCTTCGCACCCTGCGCCCGTGAGCGCAAACCAGCCATCGCGTTCAAACTGAGCCGTCAATTGGCCCAATGTGATTTCGAGTGCTGCCGCGCTCGGATCATTGCCCACCAGCAAATTGGCGGTCATCAGCGCCGGTTTATCCAGCGCGCCGCAGCGACTGACGCCGGACTGACGCAGGCCATAACGCCCGCCGTCCTGCACCGAAGTGTAGAGGCCTGAACGTATAATTTTCAGCATACGCCCTCCTTTTGCGGCACAAAGCGCACCGTGTCTCCTGGCCTGAGTAGAACCGGTTCCGCCAGGCGTGAATCAAACATCGCCTGAGACGTATGCCCAATCAGCTGCCAGCCGCCCGGCGTTGCCAGGGGGTAAATGCCGGTATGCTGGCCGCCAATCCCGACGGAGCCCGCGGGCACCTGCACACGCGGTTCTGCCCGACGCGGCATCGCCAGTTTCGGCGACAGTCCGCCAAGATAAGCAAAGCCCGGCTGGAAGCCTAAAAACCACACCACATAATCCTGCGATGAGTGAAGCTCCACGACCTGCTGCGGTGTCAGGCCACAATGCTCGGCCACCAGCGGTAAATCCGGCCCCAGTTCCCCGCCATAAACGACCGGGATCTCAATCTGGCGGGAATCCGGCTCCAGCACTTCGCTCTCTTCCCACCAGCGCTGAAGACGCTCGATGGCATCCAGCGCCCGCGACTGCGGATTACGCAGGATAACGGTTATGTTATTCATCCCGGGAATGGCTTCGAGCACTTCCGGGTACTCAGGTAAACGCTGGGTCAGACGCCAGATACGTTTCTGGCTCTCCAGCGTCACAGGCGGTTCAAGTTCCAGAACGACTGCCGTTTCGCCCAACAGGTAACAACGCGCTCGCTGCAATTTCGTCCTCTCTCATCAGGCCGGGTTAGGGATGTCGATAAAGGTGACATCCAGATCGGTATTTTCAGTCAGCCATTCGCTTAACGCGCGAATGCCACCGCGTTCGGTCGCGTGATGACCGGCGGCATAAAAATGCAGGCCCTGCTCGCGGGCGGAATGAATGGTTTGCTCCGACACTTCGCCGGTAATAAAGGCATCTACGCCAAAACGTGCCGCGCTGTCGATAAAGTTCTGACCGCCGCCGGTGCACCACGCTACGCGCGATATTTTGTCCGGTCCGGTGTCACCACTCCACAGTGGCGTTCGGCCAATGCGGGTTTCAATCCACGATGCCAGTTCAAGCCCGGAAACAGCCATCGACAGCTCGCCCCACGGCACCAGCGGTTCAATTTCGCCTTTGATATTGATGCCGAGGAGTGCGGCTAACTGGGCATTATTGCCAAGCTCAGGGTGCGCATCCAGCGGCAAATGCCAGCCGTAAAGGTTGATATCATTGGCCAGCAACGTTTTCAGCCGGTTGCGCTTCATGCCGCGGATCACCGGCGACTCCCCTTTCCAGAAATAGCCGTGATGCACGATGACGGCATCGGCTTCCAGACGCACGGCTTCATCCAGCAGCGCCTGGCTTGCGGTCACGCCAGTGACGATTTTGCGGATCTCTTCCCGCCCCTCAACCTGCAGCCCATTTGGCGCGTAATCGCTGATGGCTGCGCTGTTGAGTTTCTCATTAATCAGTTGTTCCAGTTCACTGTTTTTCATCGTCACTCCAGACTTTCCCTCAATACTGTTGGATACCATAGCCGCCCGGCGGCTTCACGTCGATACCCCCGCAACGCCAGGCAAAAATCCGGTCATTTGATTAGCGCAAAAAACGCTTAACGTCACGCAGCACGTTAATGTATATTTATGCATTAGGACAGCATATAAATTGAGCTTTTGCGCTCAAGGCACATGGAAAGCATATAAGAAACGAATAATGCGGAATGTTTATCTTCTGCACTTCTGGCAAGGCTGAGAGCAACATGAAGACACCATCGTCACAACCACGCGCTATCTATTACGTGGTCGCACTGCAGATTTGGGAATATTTTAGCTTTTATGGGATGCGCGCGCTGCTGATCCTGTATCTCACCAACCAACTGAAATACAACGATAACCACGCTTATGCGCTGTTCAGCGCCTACTGCTCTCTGGTCTATGTCACGCCCATCCTCGGTGGCTGGCTGGCGGATAAAGTGCTTGGCAACCGTATGGCGGTGATGATCGGCGCCTTTTTAATGGCTGTCGGCCACCTGGTGCTCGGCGCCAGCGAAATGTCATCGATGTTCCTTTATCTGGCATTGGCGATTATCGTTTGCGGCTATGGCCTGTTTAAATCGAATGTGAGCTGCCTGCTCGGCGAGCTGTACGAACCGACCGACCCGCGCCGCGACGGCGGTTTCTCCCTGCTTTACGCCGCAGGTAACGTCGGTTCGATCATCGCGCCAATCGCCTGCGGTTACGTCCAGCAAGAATACAGCTGGGCGATGGGCTTCGCGCTGGCCGCCATCGGTATGCTCGCGGGCCTGGTGATTTTCCTCTGCGGAAACCGCCACTTCAGCCACACCGTCGGCGTGAACAAAGCCGTGCTGTGCAGCAAGAAACTCGCCGTTCCGGTCTGGGGCTGGCTGCTGGCGCTGCTGGTGGTGTCACCGATTGTCATTGCCGTACTGTTCTGGAAAGAGTGGTCACTGTATGCCCTGATCGTCGCCACCGTCATCGGCCTGGCGATGCTCGCGCAAATCTACAAAAAAGCAGAGAACCAGAAGCAACGCAAAGAACTTGGGCTCATTGTGGTCCTGACCTTCTTCAGCTTGCTGTTCTGGGCCTTCGCCCAGCAGGGCGGCAGCTCCATCAGCCTGTATATCGACCGTTTCGTGAACCGCGATGTTCTTGGCTATGAAGTGCCGACGGCGATGTTCCAGTCGGTCAACGGTTTTGCCGTGATGATGTGCGGCGTGTTCCTCGCCTGGGTGGTAAAAGAATCGGTGACAGGTAACCGCGCGGTGCGCATCTGGGGTAAATACGCCCTGGGCCTTGGGCTGATGAGCGCAGGTTTCTGCATTCTGACCCTGAGCGCACGCTGGTCTGCAACCTACGGCCATTCATCGATGCCGCTGATGGTTCTGGGAATGGCGGTAATGGGCTTTGCCGAACTGTTTATCGACCCGGTCGCGATGGCGCAAATCACGCGTATTGAAATCCCAGGCGTGACTGGCGTGCTGACCGGTATCTATATGCTGCTTTCCGGCGCCATCGCCAACTACGTCGCAGGCGTGATTGCCGATCAGACGTCACAAAGCGCCTTTGATGCGGCGGGGGCCATTAACTACTCCATTAATGCTTACATCGACGTGTTCAGCCAGATTACCTGGGGTTCACTGGCCTGTGTGGCCGTGGTGCTGGTCATCTGGCTGGGCCACGCGATGAAAGTCAGATCACGCCGTCTGGCACTGGAGTCTTAAGCTTTACGGGCGGCTTCATACGCCGCCAGCGTCTCTATCCGCGCCTGTTTGTGATTCACAATCGGGCGCGGATATTCTAGCGTTATCCCCTCTTTTTCCGCCCACAGCCACGGTTCGTGAATCGCTTTCTCCGGCACCGTATTCAATTCCGGTAGCCAGTGACGAATAAACACGCCTTCTTTATCAAACCGTTCGCCCTGGGTGGTCGGATTAAAGATGCGGAAATACGGTGCGGCATCGGTCCCCGTTGAGGCCGCCCACTGCCAGCCGCCGTTATTGGCCGCTAAGTCACCGTCTACCAGTTGCGACATGAAGTAACGCTCACCTTCCCGCCAGTCAATCAGCAAATCCTTCACCAGGAAGCTGGCGACAATCATCCGCAGGCGGTTGTGCATCCAGCCTGTTTCATTGAGCTGACGCATCGCCGCATCAACGATCGGGTAGCCCGTTTCGCCCTGTTGCCATGCGGTCAACGCCGCACGATCGTAGTTCCACGCGACCTTATCAGTCCAGGCGATAAACGGTTTATAGCGGCATAACTCAGGGTGATAGGTCATCAGATGGCGGTAAAATTCACGCCAGATGAGTTCATTTAACCAGACCGAGCCGGGGCCGCCGTCTAACGCTTGTGGACATTCCGCGAGAAGCCGATGCAGACACTGGCGCGGAGACAGCACGCCCAACGTGAGGCACGCCGATAACCGACTGGTGCCTTCAATCGCCGGAAAATCTCGCTTCTCTTCGTATTCCGCGGCCTGCTGTTGGCAGAAGTGGCGCAGCCTGTTGATGGCGGTTTTCTCATCCGCCGGGAACAGCGCGGTATCAAAGGGCTCCTGAGGAAGATTGAGGGCAATCTCAGGCGTTTCACACGCCCCACTCTCACGCTGACCCGGAGCCTGAACGCATTCCGGCAGCCCTTCTTTTAGCCGTCGCAGATACGCATTTTTAAACGGCGTAAAAACCTTATACATCTGATGATTGCCGGTCATTACGCTGCCGGGTGCCAGCATCACGCTGTCGTCAAAACCCTGACTCGTCACCGTATCCAACGTTTTTTCCACGCGACTGTCGCGCTGACGCTCGTTAATTTCATATTGATAGTTATAGAAAAGCCGATCGACGTGGTGCGCATCGCAGACATTTTTTACTACCTCTACCGACGCCGCGAAATCTGCCACTTCGCGAAACAGCAAAGGAATGCCTTTTTGCGCCAACTGCGTTTGCAACGCGTTTAGCTGGGCCTGCAAAAATGCCGCCTGCCGTGGCGCCATAAGATGCTGCTGCCACTGCTGCGGTGTGGCAATAAACAGCGCAATCACCTTCGCCTGGCGATCGCGACAGGCGGCGGCCAGCGCCAGATTGTCGTGCAGGCGTAAATCGGTGCGAAACCAGACCAGATGGGTGGTCATAACTCTCCGGTTAATGTCCGTAACGTAAACGTAAGGCTTCCGGCCAAGGGTCGAAATAGCGCTGCCCGGCCAGATAAGCATCAGGAAATTCAGCCATATAGTGTTTTAACAGCGTGACCGGTGCAAGCAGTGGCTGCGTGCCCTGCCGATAGCGATCGATAAGATCTGCCAGCTCCTGACGCTGACGGCTATTAAGCTGTTTACGAAAATATCCCTGCACGTGCATCAAAACGTTGGTGTGATTGCGGCGCGTTGCCGGATGCGACATCAGCGTCATCAGGCGCTGGCGATATTCGACAAAGTAGTCGTCCAGCGATGTCCACTCCGCCATCGCCGCCACAAAGCGCCCAAGTTCACGGTAAAGCGGTTGAGAATGCGCCAGCAATAACAGCTTGTAACGGCTGTGAAACGCCATCAACTCGCCGCGATTCAGGCCCCGCTCACGAATCGCGTGCAGCTCATGCAGGGCATAAATACGCTCGACGAAGTTCTCGCGAAGCACTGCGTCCTGTAATCGCCCGTCTTCTTCCACCGGCAACCAGGGGAAGGTTTCCATCAGGATCTGGGTGTAAATACCGCGTCCGGATTTGCGACTGTATTGACCGTCGGCCTCGTAAACCCGCACGCGCTCCATGCCGCAGCTTGGCGATTTAGCACAGACGATATAGCCGCACAGCTTTTCGAAACGGGTAATCCGCTGACGGGTAAAATCACGCATCGCCTGGGTTAAATTGCCGTCGCGCCCATCGCTAAAAAGCAAATTCGTGCTGCCCTGTTGGTCTTTCATCAGCCGCAGCGCGGGTCTTGGCACCGGTAAGCCAATAGCCATTTCCGGGCAGACGGGCTCAAACGCAACCAGTGGGCTGAGGTCCTCTACTGCAAACGTCAGGCGTTTATGACCGCCATCAAAACGAACGGGTTCGCCGAGCAAACAGGCGCTGATGCCTACCGGGATTTTCTCACTCATAACCACTCCTTTCAGGCATATACGATAAGTGTAGACGCCAGAAAACGAAAAAGGCCGCACAAGGCGGCCTGGACGTCATTCGGTCATTTTTTAGGATTCCGTCCAGAGGTATCACTTTGACGCTTGGGGAAAATAAGCAGACCATCAGTGCTCCTGGGTAGGAATTGAAGTATTCCCCAATGGACCGCGAATCCTGAGGGCATAAAAAAACCGCCACGTTAATGTTGGCGGTTTTTTTATGCCTGCTGGAAAGTCACAAATCAGTAAAAATCACAGGTCGCTTTTTCGGCTTGATCCATCCACACTGGTTTTTCACTGGTTTTAGACCAGACGCGGTGCAGGTAGCTGTAAAAACGCCCGCGATCTTTCCAGAACAGCATCACTGGCAGCGCCAAAACACCTGCCACAACGGCGAAAGTGCGACGCATCAATACAACATGTGCAGGAAACTCTTTGTACATAATCTCTCTCCCCTTTCATGGCCGGCAACGCACGCCGGTAAACGTTATCTGGGGCAAATAATAACGCTTTGGTTGTAATTTTGCTACTCATCCGACCACTTTTTTACGCTGCCCAAGGCGAATTTACACTTCACGCCGTAATTAAGTTACATAAAAGTTAAATTAATACTAATCAATAGTTAATTAATGGTCTTTGCCATTTTTATACTTTTTTTACACTCCGCCCTGCGTTTTTTGCGAAATCTTTGCACCGGAAAACATACCGTTACCGCACATCATTAAACACCTGGAGGTGTACTGTGAGTGCAGGCGTGCTAACTGGTATCGTGCTGGTTTTCCTGTTATTGGGCTATCTGGTTTATGCCCTGATCAATGCGGAGGCCTTCTGATGGCTGCGCAAGGGTTTTTACTGATTGCCAGTTTTTTACTGGTCCTGTTTATTCTGGCGCGCCCGTTGGGCCTCGTGCTGGCGCGGCTGATTGCGAATACGCCGCTGCCCGGCACGGCCAGAATTGAACGCGGGCTTTGGCGCCTGATGGGCATCTCCTCCCTGGAGATGAACTGGCGGCAATATCTGCTGGCTATCCTGATGCTCAACGTTTTGGGAATTGTGGTGCTGTCCGCGATGCTGATGTTGCAGGGCGTTCTGCCATTGAACCCGCAACACTTCCCGGGGCTGTCGTGGGATCTGGCGATGAACACCGCCATCAGCTTTGTCTCCAACACCAACTGGCAGGCGTATAGCGGCGAAAGTACCCTGAGCTACTTCAGCCAGATGTCCGGGCTGGCGGTGCAAAACTTCTTATCCGCAGCCACCGGTATCGCGGTGGTGTTCGCCCTGATCCGTGGTTTCAGCCGCCACAGCACTCACTCGCTGGGCAACGCGTGGATGGATATCGTGCGCGTCACGCTGTGGGTCCTGCTGCCGCTGTCGCTGCTGATCGCGCTGTTTATGATCCAGCAAGGCACGCTGCAAAACCTTCTCCCCTATCAGCATTTCACCTCGCTGGAAGGTGTAAAAGGCCTGCTGCCGATGGGTCCGGTTGCCTCGCAGGAAGCCATCAAAATGCTCGGTACCAACGGCGGTGGTTTCTTTAATGCCAACTCCAGCCATCCGTTTGAAAACCCAACGGCGCTGACTAACGCGGTACAGATGCTGGCGATTTTCCTGATCCCTGCCGCGCTCTGTTTCGCCTTCGGTGAAGCGGTCAACGATCGCCGTCAGGGACGCGCGATCCTG
This DNA window, taken from Scandinavium goeteborgense, encodes the following:
- the pxpB gene encoding 5-oxoprolinase subunit PxpB, with protein sequence MQRARCYLLGETAVVLELEPPVTLESQKRIWRLTQRLPEYPEVLEAIPGMNNITVILRNPQSRALDAIERLQRWWEESEVLEPDSRQIEIPVVYGGELGPDLPLVAEHCGLTPQQVVELHSSQDYVVWFLGFQPGFAYLGGLSPKLAMPRRAEPRVQVPAGSVGIGGQHTGIYPLATPGGWQLIGHTSQAMFDSRLAEPVLLRPGDTVRFVPQKEGVC
- a CDS encoding type 2 GTP cyclohydrolase I, coding for MKNSELEQLINEKLNSAAISDYAPNGLQVEGREEIRKIVTGVTASQALLDEAVRLEADAVIVHHGYFWKGESPVIRGMKRNRLKTLLANDINLYGWHLPLDAHPELGNNAQLAALLGINIKGEIEPLVPWGELSMAVSGLELASWIETRIGRTPLWSGDTGPDKISRVAWCTGGGQNFIDSAARFGVDAFITGEVSEQTIHSAREQGLHFYAAGHHATERGGIRALSEWLTENTDLDVTFIDIPNPA
- the dtpD gene encoding dipeptide permease DtpD, translated to MKTPSSQPRAIYYVVALQIWEYFSFYGMRALLILYLTNQLKYNDNHAYALFSAYCSLVYVTPILGGWLADKVLGNRMAVMIGAFLMAVGHLVLGASEMSSMFLYLALAIIVCGYGLFKSNVSCLLGELYEPTDPRRDGGFSLLYAAGNVGSIIAPIACGYVQQEYSWAMGFALAAIGMLAGLVIFLCGNRHFSHTVGVNKAVLCSKKLAVPVWGWLLALLVVSPIVIAVLFWKEWSLYALIVATVIGLAMLAQIYKKAENQKQRKELGLIVVLTFFSLLFWAFAQQGGSSISLYIDRFVNRDVLGYEVPTAMFQSVNGFAVMMCGVFLAWVVKESVTGNRAVRIWGKYALGLGLMSAGFCILTLSARWSATYGHSSMPLMVLGMAVMGFAELFIDPVAMAQITRIEIPGVTGVLTGIYMLLSGAIANYVAGVIADQTSQSAFDAAGAINYSINAYIDVFSQITWGSLACVAVVLVIWLGHAMKVRSRRLALES
- the phrB gene encoding deoxyribodipyrimidine photo-lyase → MTTHLVWFRTDLRLHDNLALAAACRDRQAKVIALFIATPQQWQQHLMAPRQAAFLQAQLNALQTQLAQKGIPLLFREVADFAASVEVVKNVCDAHHVDRLFYNYQYEINERQRDSRVEKTLDTVTSQGFDDSVMLAPGSVMTGNHQMYKVFTPFKNAYLRRLKEGLPECVQAPGQRESGACETPEIALNLPQEPFDTALFPADEKTAINRLRHFCQQQAAEYEEKRDFPAIEGTSRLSACLTLGVLSPRQCLHRLLAECPQALDGGPGSVWLNELIWREFYRHLMTYHPELCRYKPFIAWTDKVAWNYDRAALTAWQQGETGYPIVDAAMRQLNETGWMHNRLRMIVASFLVKDLLIDWREGERYFMSQLVDGDLAANNGGWQWAASTGTDAAPYFRIFNPTTQGERFDKEGVFIRHWLPELNTVPEKAIHEPWLWAEKEGITLEYPRPIVNHKQARIETLAAYEAARKA
- a CDS encoding YbgA family protein, whose amino-acid sequence is MSEKIPVGISACLLGEPVRFDGGHKRLTFAVEDLSPLVAFEPVCPEMAIGLPVPRPALRLMKDQQGSTNLLFSDGRDGNLTQAMRDFTRQRITRFEKLCGYIVCAKSPSCGMERVRVYEADGQYSRKSGRGIYTQILMETFPWLPVEEDGRLQDAVLRENFVERIYALHELHAIRERGLNRGELMAFHSRYKLLLLAHSQPLYRELGRFVAAMAEWTSLDDYFVEYRQRLMTLMSHPATRRNHTNVLMHVQGYFRKQLNSRQRQELADLIDRYRQGTQPLLAPVTLLKHYMAEFPDAYLAGQRYFDPWPEALRLRYGH
- a CDS encoding YbfA family protein, whose protein sequence is MYKEFPAHVVLMRRTFAVVAGVLALPVMLFWKDRGRFYSYLHRVWSKTSEKPVWMDQAEKATCDFY
- the kdpF gene encoding K(+)-transporting ATPase subunit F, which codes for MSAGVLTGIVLVFLLLGYLVYALINAEAF
- the kdpA gene encoding potassium-transporting ATPase subunit KdpA, which codes for MAAQGFLLIASFLLVLFILARPLGLVLARLIANTPLPGTARIERGLWRLMGISSLEMNWRQYLLAILMLNVLGIVVLSAMLMLQGVLPLNPQHFPGLSWDLAMNTAISFVSNTNWQAYSGESTLSYFSQMSGLAVQNFLSAATGIAVVFALIRGFSRHSTHSLGNAWMDIVRVTLWVLLPLSLLIALFMIQQGTLQNLLPYQHFTSLEGVKGLLPMGPVASQEAIKMLGTNGGGFFNANSSHPFENPTALTNAVQMLAIFLIPAALCFAFGEAVNDRRQGRAILWAMSVIFVICVAVVMWAELSGNPHFLKLGADSTINMEGKESRFGILQSSLFAVITTAASCGAVNAMHDSFTALGGMVPMWLMQIGEVVFGGVGSGLYGMLLFVLLAVFIAGLMIGRTPEYLGKKIDVREMKMTALAILVTPALVLLGTALAMMTEAGRAGMFNPGIHGFSEVLYAVSSAANNNGSAFAGLSANSPFWNCLLAFCMFVGRFGVIVPVMAIAGSLVSKKIQPASTGTLPTFGPLFVGLLIGTVILVGALTFIPALALGPVAEHLSSL